The Fimbriimonadaceae bacterium genome contains the following window.
GGGCCGCCAGGCGGCAGCGTAGGCGTAGTGTCCCAGGCCGTCGTCGAACGGCCCGGAGCGGACGTTCACCTTCACCGACTGGTTCTTCGCGACGTCGTAGATATAGATGTCGACCTGGGGGTTCGAGTGTCCCGGCTTGGGATAGGCCTCCACGCCCAGAGTCGGTTGCGGTGTCTTTTGACGCAGGAGGAAGTAGCTGTCAAGGACCTTGCTCTCGTCAAAGCGGAAGTACCAGAGTTTGCTCCCGTCGGGGGAGAAGCCCATGGCGTCGCGCTGCTCCAGCTCTTCGCCGTAGACCCAGCTACCGGTGCCGTACTTGACCCGCTTTTGCAGGTCGCCGTCGGTCGTCACCTTGACCTCGCGCTTGTCGGGGAAGACGAGCGTGATGTTGCCGTCCTTGTAGACCGCCTTCTTCCCGTCGCTCGACGTGACCGTGTCCAGCTGGCGCCCACGGCCCTGAGGCACTGGACCGGGGTCTGGTTCGACGCTCGCCGACTCTTTGACCTCGCCGGTGCTGAGTTTGTAGGTCGCTGACTTACCGTCCACCCGGAACCGGTAGGTGTCGGCGTCCACCCACGTCCCCGCATTGACGAGATTGACAAGTTGCCGGGCTTTGCCTCGGTTGGCGGTGTAGAAGTCGTAACCAGGAAGGTGGGGAAGGCGGTCTTGGGCGCAGGCGATCGCGGCCAGAGCACCTGTGGCGAGCAGGGTCGTTCGTTTCATCGCGGACACTGCGCTGGATTGTAACCCTAGCGGGCCTGGAGTGCGCCCTGTTTTGCAAACCTTGCCGCCACCGCCGACCAAGCCGGAACGACGAGAAGGGCGGGCAAAAATGTCTCGACAGGAAACTTCTTGATCCCAGTCAGGCCGAGACCGATGGCGAGGACGATGACGCCGCCGACGGCCGCCACCTCGTCAAGCACGCCGGGAGAATCCGCCAGCGGCTTCAGATACCGGGCCAACAGGGACACCCCGCCTTGGGCGACCAGGACCACCAACGCCGAGACGAGCACTCCCGGCCCTAGGGCGGCGGCGAGAAAGACGCTGGTGATGCCGTCCAGCCACGACTTGACTATCAGCAACTCGGAGTCGCCTTCAAGGGCGTCCTTCAGGCACCCCAAGAGCGTCATCGGCCCGACACAGAACAGGACGCTTGACGTGATGAGCCCTTCACTGAACGTCCCCTGCCCGCCGAAGAAGACCCTGGCCTGCTCGGCCACCAGGGCAAACCCCTGTTCGACGTGCGCCAATACACCCAGAACCCCGCCGACCGCGACGGACGCCACCGTCAACACAACGTTGGAACCCTTGATGAACAGCTTGGCCCCCAGGGCCATGACGCAAAGACCGACCCCAAAGACGACCACGGACTCAAGCCGAGGGTCGAGCCAACTCTTGGCGACTAAGCCCAGGCTGGCCCCCGCCGCGACGGATGCCGTGTTGACCAGCGTGCCGTGTACCGGCAGGTGCCGGGCACCCATCTAGCCCTTCAGCAGTTGGCGAAGGACATAGTTCAAGACTCCACCGTGGCGGTAGTAATCCACTTCGGTCGGGGTGTCGATGCGACAAGTCACCGAGAAGGTCTTGTCGTCGGCCTTCACCGTGAGGATCTTGCCACCGGCGAAACCACTGGCCACCGCGTCGGCCAAACCGACGACCTCAAACGTCTCGCGGCCGGTCAGCCCAAGGCCCGCGGCGCTTTGCCCAGCCTGGAACTGAAGCGGGAGCACGCCCATGCCCACCAGGTTGGAACGGTGGATCCGTTCGAAGCTCTCGGCAATCACGGCCCGGACACCGAGCAGTTTCGTCCCCTTCGCCGCCCAGTCGCGGCTCGACCCAGTGCCGTACTCCTTGCCCGCCAAGACGACGAGGCCGACCCCGGCCGCCTCATAGGCTTCGCTGGCGGCGAAAATCGAGGTGACTTCACCATTGAGCAGGTTGGTCGTGAAGCCACCCTCGGTACCAGGCGCCAACTGGTTGCGCAGGCGGACGTTGGCGAAGGTGCCGCGGATCATCACCTCGTGGTTGCCCCGGCGCGAACCGTAGGAGTTGAAGAGGTGCGGCCGGACGCCGTGGGCGATCAGGTACTCGCCGGCTGGTGAGTTGGCCTTGATCGACCCTGCCGGCGAAATATGGTCGGTCGTGATCGAGTCCCCCAGCAGCGCGAGGCACCGCAGACCCGCCAGGTCGGCGACCCGGGCGGGGGGCTCGGCAGCCATGCCGTCGAAGTAAGGGGCCTTCTTGACGTAGGTTGAGCCGTCACGCCACCCGAACCGGTCAGAAGCGGTGACCGCGATCTCCTTCCACTTCTCGTCGCCGTCGAAGACGGTGGCGTACGACTTACTGAACATCTCTCGGGTGATGTTCTTCTCGACGATCGCGGCGATCTCTTGTTGGGTCGGCCAAATGTCTTTAAGGTAGACGGCGTTCCCCTCGGGGGTATGGCCGACGGGCTCCGTGGTGAGGTCCAGGCCGATGTTGCCGGCAAAAGCGTAGGCGACGACGAGGGGCGGGGACATCAGGTAGTTGGCCTTGACTTCCGTGTTGACCCGTCCCTCAAAGTTGCGGTTGCCGCTCAGGACGCTCACGGCGACCAGATCCTTGTCCTTGATCAGCTGGCTGACCTCTTCGGGAAGCGGGCCGCTGTTGCCGATGCAGGTCGTGCACCCGTATCCGACGACGTTGAACCCGACGGCGTCAAGGTCGTCGAGCAGGTCGGCGTCCTCCAGATACCGCGTGACGACCCGGGAGCCGGGGGCTAACGAGGTCTTCACCCAGGCCTTGGGCTTGAGCCCCAGCCGGCGAGCCTTGCGCGCGACGAGCCCGGCGGCGACCATCACCGAGGGGTTGCTCGTGTTGGTGCAACTCGTGATGGCGGCGATGACCACGTCTCCGTTGGTCAGGTCGGCGACTTTGTCCCGCCCGTTCGGGGTCGGAGGCAAGACGCCGGGGAATGCGGCGGCGAAGCTGTCCTTCGCGTGGCCCAGCAGGGCGCGGTCTTGGGGACGCTTCGGCCCGGCCACGCTGGGTTCGACGTCGCCGAGGTCGAGTTCGAGGGTGGAACTGTACTGGGCGGCCGGTGAGTCGGCGGTGTGGAAAAGGCCCTGGGCGGTGAAGTAGTCCTGGACGAGGGCGACCTGTTCGTCCGAACGGCCACTGACGCGCAAGTAGCGTAGGGTCTCTGCGTCCACCGGGAACAAGCCGCAGGTCGCCCCGTACTCGGGTGCCATGTTGCTGATCGTCGCCCGGTCGGCCAAAGGCATGTTGGGGATGCCGGGGCCGAAGAACTCGACGAACTTGCCGACGACGCCGTGCTTGCGGAGCATCTCGGTGACAGTGAGGACGAGGTCGGTGGCCGTAGCGCCCTCGCGGAGTTTGCCCGTGATCTTGAACCCGACGACCTGCGGGATGAGCATGGACACCGGCTGACCGAGCATGGCGGCCTCGGCCTCGATGCCTCCGACGCCCCAACCGAGGACACCGAGGCCGTTGACCATCGTCGTGTGGCTGTCGGTGCCGACCAAGGTGTCGACACAGGCGACGCCGTCGGTCTTCATGACAACGCGGGCCAGGTACTCGAGGTTGACTTGGTGGCAAATGCCCGTGTTGGGCGGGACGACCTTGAAGTTGTGCAGGGCGCCCTGCCCCCATTTGAGGAACTCGTACCGTTCGCCGTTCCGCTCGAACTCGAGGTCGAGGTTGATCTGGAGGGCGGCCTCGGAGCCATAGGAGTCGACCTGGACCGAGTGGTCGATGACGAGTTCGACCGGCTGGAGCGGGTTGATCTTTTGCGGGTCGCCCCCGAGGGTGGCCATCGCGTCCCGCATCGTGGCAAGGTCGACGACACAAGGCACCCCGGTGAAGTCTTGAAGGAGGACGCGGGCGGGGGTGAACTGGATTTCCTGGCTGGGCTCCGCTTCGGGCCGCCAGTTCAGGAGCGCCTCAATATCGGCCCGACGCACGTTGACGCCGTCCTCGAGTCGCAGGAGGTTCTCCAAGAGCACCTTGAGCGAGTAGGGGAGGCGGCTCACGTCGTGCCCCTGGATGTCCGGCAACGAGTAGTAAGTGACGTCTTGCCCGCCTAGTGAGGCCTGTTTCCGCGTTTTGAAGCTGTCCATTCGGTGCCCTGATGTGAAGAAGTGCCCTCAAGGTTACCTGTCGGACTTCGAGACGGCGGGGTAGCCCCCGGATATTCTGTTCATCGTCTCGGGTGCAACAGATAGAATCCGCCCATGCCGTTCTTGCCTGCTCCTGACTGGAACCTGACTTGCGAAAAAACCGGGTTCCGCGACACCGGAACTTATGCTGAGGCGGTCGCCTTTTGCCGACGACTCGCCGAACACAGCCCGTCGGTCGCGAAAGTGGAAATCTTCGGCACCACCCCCCAGGGTCGGCCGATGGTGGCGCTCGTCTTGGGCAAAGACGACTCGCGAAAACCCACCGTCTTCATCCAGAGCGGTATCCACGCCGGTGAGATCGAGGGCAAGGACGCCACCCTCATGCTCGCCCGCGACATCGTGGTCAAGGGCCGGCACCGCGACCTGCTCGCCAAGGCCCGCCTGGTCATCGTGCCCGTCTTCAATGTCGACGGCCACGAGAGGACGAGCCCCTACAACCGGATCAACCAGAACGGCCCTTCGAGCATGGGCTGGAGGACGACGGCCCAGAACTTCAACCTCAACCGCGACTACATCAAGCTGGACGCGCCGGAGACCCGCGCCTTGGTCGCCTACATGCGCAAGTGCCGCTCCGAGGCCTTCATGGACAACCACACCAGCGACGGCGGGGACTGGCAGTACCAGATGCACTATGACGTCCCACGATGGCCGAACATGCCCGCCGGCCTCGTCAAGCTCTCCGAAGACCTGAACGCGACTCTGGCCGACCGTCTCCTCGCCGACGGATTGCTGAACGCCCCCTACTTTGGCGGCATCAGTCCGACAAACCCGGAGCGCGGTGTGACGGTGAGCCCGTTCACCGCCCGGTTCTCGCACGGCTACGCCGCCGTCACTGACCGGGTCAGTGTCTTGGTCGAGACGCACATGATGAAGCCGTACCGGGACCGCGTCCTGAGCACGTACAGCATCGACTTGAGGACCTGGGAATGGGTGGCCGCCCATGCCGCCGAGCTCATGAAGGTACGCCGGGCAAGCTTGGCCGAAGACGCCCAGGCCAAGGAGGGTGACCGCCTGGTGCTGACCGCCAAGACCGGTCCCGGACGACGGCCCTGGGTCTTCAAGGGTTGGAAGTACACCCCGCGCGAAAGCAAGGTGACCGGCGCCAAGGTCGCCGCCTGGGAGCACGTGCCGCAAGACGTCCAGTCGTCGGTCCGCGACACCTTTGTCCCCGACCTCACCGTGTCATTGCCGGCGTTCTACGTCGTCCCGGCCGAGTGGGCCAGGGAGGTCGGCGACATCCTTTCCCTGCATGGCGTCCAGTTCTGGCGGACTTCGGTAGACCACACTTTCGACGCGCCGGTCACCGTCCTTGACGGGATCAAGTTCCCTCCCCAACCTTTCGAGAACCGGTTCATGCCCACGTTCAAGCCGGTCGCCGCGACGCGGAGGGTGGCGTTGCGGCGCGGGGCCTTGGTCGTCCCCGTCGGCCAGCCGTATGTCCGCGTCGCCGCCCAACTCTTGGAACCGCAAGCCCCCGACTCGCTCGTCGCCTGGGGGTTCTTCAACATGGTGGCCGAGCAAAAGGAGGGTGCCGACGGCCACATGCTTGAGCCCGTCGCTCAGAAAATGTTGGACAGCGACTCCAAGCTCAAGGCGGAGTTCGAGGAGAAGTTGAAAGACCCGGCCTTTGCCAACAACCCGTTTGCCCGCCTCGACTTCTTTTATCGCCACAGCCCGTATTGGGACAGCCACCTCGGCGTCTACCCCGTGTTACGTCTCTCGGCCAAGGACTGGGTGACACTCCGGTCAAGCCGGTGACGCACCGCAACCCGTACGCGGTACCCGTCGCCCGCCGCTTGGCGCGATAGGGGAGCGTTCAGGAACCTTGGCCCGGGTCGGACCGAGGTTCCTCCACCACTTTCCTAGACTGGTCTACTTCTTCCAGTCCGCGACAAAGACGTTCGTCTCGCGCGCGACCTTGCCGTTACGGTTACTGGCGAACACGATCTTCTTGCCGTCCCGGCTCACCATGGGGAAGCCGTCGAACCCCGGGGCGTGGGTGATCTGGGTCAGGTTTTTGCCGTCAATGTCGACCATGTAAATGTCGAACTCGGCGCTCCGCGGGTCTTTGAAGTTGGTCGAGAAGAGGATCTTCTTGTTGCCCGGCAGAATGAAAGGTGCGAACGAGGCCCCGGGCAGGTTGGTCACCTGCCGTTTGTTGCTTCCGTCGGCGTTCATCACCCACAGGTCCATTTTGGTGGGGCGCACCAGGTGCTGCTTCAGAAGGGCCTCATACTCCTGCTCTTCCGCCGCGTCCTTGAACGGGGCGGTGCGGCGGTACGCGATCAAAGAGCCGTCCCAGCTGACGAAGGGCCCGCCGTCATAGCCCTTGGCGTCGGTCAGCTTCTTGATGTTCTTGCCCTTCAGGTCGCAGCGGTAGATCTCCAGGTCGCCCTGGTAGTCGCTGGTGAAGACCATGTACCGTCCCTTGGGGTCGATCGTCACTTCGGCGACATAACCAGGGAGGTCAAGCACCTTCTCGATCTTGCCTCCCTTGGCCGGGCGGCGGTACAGGCGGTAGTTCGGGTTGATCATCCAGACGTACCCCTTGCTCATGTCCACCGGCGGCTGCGGGCCCTTCTCCAGATCGTGGGTGCTACTGAAGTAGATCCATTTGCCGTCGGGCGAAAAATAGCTGCATGTGCAACGACCTAGCCCCGTACTGACGAGCTTGCGGTTTTTGCCGGTCGCCGTCATGCTGAACACTTGCTCGTCGGGGTACTGCGGTTGCATCGACTGCCAGGTCAGTTTGGTACCGTCCAGGTTCCAATAGGCCTCGGCGTTCTGGCCGCCAAAGGTGATCTGGCGGACATTGGCCAGATGGGTCTCATGCGGGTCGGCCTTGATCTTTTCGCTGGTCGGCCAATGGGCGAAGGGGTCTGCAACGGCAAAAATGGCGGTTGCAGCGAGGGCGGCGATCATTTTTCTGTTCTACCCGCGGGGGCCCAAAACGCCGATGGGGCATGGCGGCGGTTGGGCCTAGCAAGCGGGTTCAATTCCTAGATCGACCATGAATGACGCACGACATTTCGCCCCGCTGTCCGATGTCCGGACCTGGGAGAGGACGACCCAGGGGGTCCGGCTCCGGCTGGACGGCGCGACGGTGACGGTCGCCGTTCTGGACCTCGACGTGCTCCGGGTCGAGGTGGTCCCCGAAGACCGTCCCGAGGCGCCGCCTCAATACGCGGTCTGCGCCGACGTCTCCCAGATGGTCGCGCCGTTCGAAGTCAGCGAGGATAAGGACAAGGTCACCCTCACGACATCGGCCATGGTCGTGGAGATCGGCCTTGCGCCTTACCGCCTCCAAGTCTTCCGGCCCGACGGCAGTGCGGTCCTCGCCTTGGCCAAGAAGCCTCGGTTCGGCAGCTACGCTGGGCTGAACGATTCGTTCGCCTTCTCACGGGCCAGGGCCAAGAAAGACATGGTGCTGGGCCTTGGCGAGCGGACCGGCACCCTTGACCGTAACGGTCGCAAGTTCCAGATGTGGAACGTCGACATCCTGAGCGAAGGGGCGCGGGTGGAGGCCGGTTGGCGTGAGGGTGACCTGGAGCCCGAGAAGGATCCCACGAGCACCGCGTTCGACCCCTACTACATCGCCGTCCCCTTCTATCAAGTCGTGGACCAAGCGGGTCGCGCCGCCGGGTTCTTTGTGGACAACGTCGGCCGGGCGACGTACGACTTCACGGCACCGGGCGAAACGTGCGTCCGCTTTGACAGCGGGCGGTATGTCGAATACGTCTTTGCCGGCCCCGGACTTGCCCGTGTGCTGGAAGCCTACACGTGCCTGACGGGTCGGACCCCGTGCCCGCCGCTTTGGGCCCTCGGCCATCACCAATGCCGCTGGTACCCCTACCACCAGGACGACGTGGTCAA
Protein-coding sequences here:
- a CDS encoding M14 family metallopeptidase, which produces MPFLPAPDWNLTCEKTGFRDTGTYAEAVAFCRRLAEHSPSVAKVEIFGTTPQGRPMVALVLGKDDSRKPTVFIQSGIHAGEIEGKDATLMLARDIVVKGRHRDLLAKARLVIVPVFNVDGHERTSPYNRINQNGPSSMGWRTTAQNFNLNRDYIKLDAPETRALVAYMRKCRSEAFMDNHTSDGGDWQYQMHYDVPRWPNMPAGLVKLSEDLNATLADRLLADGLLNAPYFGGISPTNPERGVTVSPFTARFSHGYAAVTDRVSVLVETHMMKPYRDRVLSTYSIDLRTWEWVAAHAAELMKVRRASLAEDAQAKEGDRLVLTAKTGPGRRPWVFKGWKYTPRESKVTGAKVAAWEHVPQDVQSSVRDTFVPDLTVSLPAFYVVPAEWAREVGDILSLHGVQFWRTSVDHTFDAPVTVLDGIKFPPQPFENRFMPTFKPVAATRRVALRRGALVVPVGQPYVRVAAQLLEPQAPDSLVAWGFFNMVAEQKEGADGHMLEPVAQKMLDSDSKLKAEFEEKLKDPAFANNPFARLDFFYRHSPYWDSHLGVYPVLRLSAKDWVTLRSSR
- a CDS encoding PD40 domain-containing protein codes for the protein MIAALAATAIFAVADPFAHWPTSEKIKADPHETHLANVRQITFGGQNAEAYWNLDGTKLTWQSMQPQYPDEQVFSMTATGKNRKLVSTGLGRCTCSYFSPDGKWIYFSSTHDLEKGPQPPVDMSKGYVWMINPNYRLYRRPAKGGKIEKVLDLPGYVAEVTIDPKGRYMVFTSDYQGDLEIYRCDLKGKNIKKLTDAKGYDGGPFVSWDGSLIAYRRTAPFKDAAEEQEYEALLKQHLVRPTKMDLWVMNADGSNKRQVTNLPGASFAPFILPGNKKILFSTNFKDPRSAEFDIYMVDIDGKNLTQITHAPGFDGFPMVSRDGKKIVFASNRNGKVARETNVFVADWKK
- a CDS encoding DUF554 domain-containing protein, with translation MGARHLPVHGTLVNTASVAAGASLGLVAKSWLDPRLESVVVFGVGLCVMALGAKLFIKGSNVVLTVASVAVGGVLGVLAHVEQGFALVAEQARVFFGGQGTFSEGLITSSVLFCVGPMTLLGCLKDALEGDSELLIVKSWLDGITSVFLAAALGPGVLVSALVVLVAQGGVSLLARYLKPLADSPGVLDEVAAVGGVIVLAIGLGLTGIKKFPVETFLPALLVVPAWSAVAARFAKQGALQAR
- the acnA gene encoding aconitate hydratase AcnA, coding for MDSFKTRKQASLGGQDVTYYSLPDIQGHDVSRLPYSLKVLLENLLRLEDGVNVRRADIEALLNWRPEAEPSQEIQFTPARVLLQDFTGVPCVVDLATMRDAMATLGGDPQKINPLQPVELVIDHSVQVDSYGSEAALQINLDLEFERNGERYEFLKWGQGALHNFKVVPPNTGICHQVNLEYLARVVMKTDGVACVDTLVGTDSHTTMVNGLGVLGWGVGGIEAEAAMLGQPVSMLIPQVVGFKITGKLREGATATDLVLTVTEMLRKHGVVGKFVEFFGPGIPNMPLADRATISNMAPEYGATCGLFPVDAETLRYLRVSGRSDEQVALVQDYFTAQGLFHTADSPAAQYSSTLELDLGDVEPSVAGPKRPQDRALLGHAKDSFAAAFPGVLPPTPNGRDKVADLTNGDVVIAAITSCTNTSNPSVMVAAGLVARKARRLGLKPKAWVKTSLAPGSRVVTRYLEDADLLDDLDAVGFNVVGYGCTTCIGNSGPLPEEVSQLIKDKDLVAVSVLSGNRNFEGRVNTEVKANYLMSPPLVVAYAFAGNIGLDLTTEPVGHTPEGNAVYLKDIWPTQQEIAAIVEKNITREMFSKSYATVFDGDEKWKEIAVTASDRFGWRDGSTYVKKAPYFDGMAAEPPARVADLAGLRCLALLGDSITTDHISPAGSIKANSPAGEYLIAHGVRPHLFNSYGSRRGNHEVMIRGTFANVRLRNQLAPGTEGGFTTNLLNGEVTSIFAASEAYEAAGVGLVVLAGKEYGTGSSRDWAAKGTKLLGVRAVIAESFERIHRSNLVGMGVLPLQFQAGQSAAGLGLTGRETFEVVGLADAVASGFAGGKILTVKADDKTFSVTCRIDTPTEVDYYRHGGVLNYVLRQLLKG